A genomic window from Etheostoma spectabile isolate EspeVRDwgs_2016 unplaced genomic scaffold, UIUC_Espe_1.0 scaffold00006765, whole genome shotgun sequence includes:
- the LOC116678242 gene encoding LOW QUALITY PROTEIN: olfactory receptor 13C2-like (The sequence of the model RefSeq protein was modified relative to this genomic sequence to represent the inferred CDS: inserted 3 bases in 2 codons), which yields MDNELNVTFITFDGHVEVQKYRYLYFVIMFTAYILIICSNSTIVCIIVISKSLHEPMYIFIATLLINSVLYSTAIYPKLLIDFLSEQQTISYSACLFQWFIYYTLGGSEFFLLAVMAYDRYVSICKPLQYHIIMRKTTVNILLIFAWVLPTCQFSVGPLLIANKKLCYFILKGIICNSTINKLHCVVQQXDEYIWIDSFVGSVPLPVLFILFTYTRIFIVTYRSSREVRRKAAQTCLPHLLVLINFSCLMAYDVLLARLETDFPKTVRLIMSLQLVIYHPLFNPIMYGLKMKEXYKHLKKLFFKVRSYDLPPPDLEPEFLLDSVQLLSVP from the exons ATGGATAATGaattaaatgtaacatttataACTTTTGATGGGCATGTGGAAGTGCAGAAATACAGATATCTTTATTTTGTGATCATGTTTACAGCATATATTCTTATAATTTGCAGTAATTCTACCATTGTGTGCATCATAGTGATTAGCAAATCCCTCCATGAGCCTATGTACATTTTCATTGCAACTTTGTTAATCAACTCTGTTCTTTACAGCACTGCCATCTATCCAAAGCTTTTGATTGACTTTTTATCTGAACAACAGACCATATCTTATTCAGCCTGTCTTTTTCAGTGGTTTATATATTACACTCTAGGGGGTTCAGAATTCTTCCTGTTGGCAGTCATGGCTTATGACAGATATGTGTCTATATGTAAACCTCTGCAATATCACATTATCATGAGAAAAACAACTGTTAATATTCTCCTGATTTTTGCTTGGGTTCTGCCCACTTGTCAGTTTTCAGTGGGACCGTTGCTGATTGCTAATAAAAAACTCTGTTACTTTATCTTGAAAGGAATAATTTGCAATAGCACAATTAACAAACTTCACTGTGTAGTTCAACA TGATGAATATATATGGATTGATTCTTTTGTAGGATCTGTACCTCTCCCTGTACTCTTCATACTCTTTACATACACCAGGATATTTATAGTAACCTATCGAAGTAGTAGAGAAGTCAGGAGAAAAGCTGCACAGACCTGTTTACCCCACCTGTTGGTTCTGATCAACTTTTCCTGCTTGATGGCATATGATGTACTTCTAGCTCGACTGGAAACTGATTTCCCTAAAACTGTACGTTTAATAATGTCTTTACAGCTAGTAATTTATCATCCTCTTTTTAATCCAATCATGTATGGACTCAAAATGAAAG TCTATAAACACCTCAAGAAATTGTTCTTCAAAGTGCGCTCAT AtgaccttccccctcctgatcTTGAGCCGGAGTTCCTTCTGGACTCTgtgcagctcctctctgtcccctga